The Paenibacillus tianjinensis genome has a window encoding:
- a CDS encoding four-helix bundle copper-binding protein: MLLANSATPKHYTHCIEACLKCAQACEECFSACLKETDVQARTSMIKMLNDCAEICLQAAQLMSRDSMFAKASCELCAMVCEACAKDCEAFKDAHCQECAKFCRECAEACRQMARA; encoded by the coding sequence ATGTTACTTGCCAACTCCGCTACTCCAAAGCACTATACGCATTGTATTGAAGCCTGCCTAAAATGTGCACAGGCTTGCGAAGAATGTTTTTCAGCATGCCTAAAAGAGACTGATGTTCAAGCAAGAACCTCAATGATCAAGATGCTGAACGATTGCGCAGAAATCTGCCTTCAGGCAGCTCAATTAATGAGCAGAGACAGTATGTTTGCGAAGGCAAGTTGCGAGCTGTGTGCCATGGTTTGCGAAGCATGCGCCAAAGATTGTGAAGCGTTTAAAGATGCCCATTGTCAAGAATGCGCAAAATTCTGCCGCGAATGTGCAGAAGCTTGCCGGCAGATGGCAAGAGCGTAA
- a CDS encoding IS110 family RNA-guided transposase, which translates to MKYKQSKKQNQRIIRISENTLVVGADIAKETHVARAIDFRGIELGKDCVFSNTRTGLEQLVQWMKELQREHAKSDVLFGIEPTGHYWFTLAEYLGRQGIPLVIVNPHHVHKSKELEDNSPTKNDYKDAKVIADLVRNGKYSEPKLPTSVYADLRILMNLREKIMVNFGQVQRRVQNWLDRFFPEYTQVFKDWEGKASRITLGEFPTPGEVVEMGTEAIVQRWKKDVKRAVGAKRAQYLMETARSSIGLTEGLPAAKIEIKMLLEQYEMFARQLEEILAEVERLLSQIPGTEEMLTVPGVAVVTLAGFLAEVGDLSGYEHGQQIIRLAGLNLKENSSGKKKGKSSITKRGRARLRALLFRAVMPMVAKNAEFKALHQYFTKRSQNPLKKKQSIVALCGKLIRVLHTLGTKQIPYDANDVLGPVRQAQLQMAA; encoded by the coding sequence ATGAAGTATAAACAATCGAAGAAACAGAATCAACGAATCATTCGAATTTCCGAAAATACCCTTGTGGTCGGCGCAGATATCGCCAAAGAAACCCATGTGGCCCGCGCTATCGATTTTCGCGGGATTGAACTGGGGAAGGATTGTGTGTTCTCCAATACCCGTACCGGGCTAGAGCAACTGGTTCAGTGGATGAAGGAGCTTCAGCGGGAGCATGCCAAGAGCGACGTCCTCTTCGGCATTGAGCCCACCGGACACTACTGGTTTACACTGGCGGAATATTTAGGGCGGCAGGGCATTCCTTTGGTCATTGTGAATCCCCATCACGTACACAAAAGTAAAGAACTTGAAGACAATTCACCCACCAAAAACGACTATAAAGATGCCAAAGTCATTGCTGATTTGGTGCGAAACGGGAAGTACAGCGAACCTAAACTGCCGACGAGCGTTTACGCCGACCTGCGGATTCTCATGAATCTTCGGGAGAAAATCATGGTGAACTTCGGACAGGTGCAAAGGCGGGTGCAGAACTGGCTGGATCGCTTTTTTCCGGAGTACACGCAGGTATTTAAAGACTGGGAAGGCAAGGCTTCACGCATTACGCTTGGCGAGTTTCCAACGCCAGGTGAAGTCGTAGAGATGGGCACAGAGGCCATTGTACAGCGGTGGAAGAAAGACGTGAAACGAGCCGTAGGAGCCAAACGAGCTCAGTACCTCATGGAAACGGCGAGAAGTTCCATCGGTCTAACCGAAGGACTTCCTGCAGCAAAAATAGAGATTAAAATGCTTCTGGAACAGTACGAAATGTTCGCAAGACAACTCGAAGAGATTCTGGCCGAGGTGGAGCGTCTACTTTCTCAAATCCCAGGAACGGAGGAGATGCTCACCGTGCCGGGCGTGGCCGTGGTCACCTTGGCGGGGTTCCTGGCGGAAGTCGGGGATCTGAGCGGTTACGAGCATGGACAGCAGATTATTCGGCTCGCCGGACTGAATCTCAAAGAGAACAGTTCAGGAAAGAAAAAAGGCAAATCCAGCATTACCAAACGTGGACGCGCAAGGCTAAGGGCCCTGCTGTTCCGGGCAGTGATGCCCATGGTAGCAAAGAACGCCGAGTTTAAGGCGCTGCACCAGTACTTCACCAAACGAAGTCAGAATCCACTGAAGAAAAAGCAATCCATTGTGGCGTTGTGTGGGAAACTCATACGTGTCCTGCATACGCTGGGCACCAAGCAAATTCCGTACGATGCAAACGACGTTTTAGGGCCGGTACGTCAGGCCCAGTTACAGATGGCAGCTTAA
- a CDS encoding multicopper oxidase domain-containing protein, producing MSSNNKQNLSRRSILKMGAAGVVGVLGTSFFNTSSLFTKTANAMDKKEMHHTLKSQMNQGMVHGYDPGTDSTPGLEAAVKALTAFDYGVVSKAPDGRTIREYNILAWDAEVEIAKGINFPGWTFNGTIPGPTLRCTEGDIIRIKFGNGSAHPHSIHLHGIHPTNMDGLEPVPTGKEFVYEFEAKPAGLQPYHCHVPPLARHIHKGLYGHFIIDPKKPRKQAKELSMVMNGFDLDLDGENEVYTVNGYAFAYQSRPIKVKVGELVRIYLSNLTEFDPINSFHLHSNYFHYYPTGADPDARPLFTDTIMQCQGERGIIEITFPTPGRYMFHAHQSEFTELGWMGFFEVE from the coding sequence ATGTCTTCTAATAATAAGCAGAACTTATCAAGAAGAAGTATTTTGAAAATGGGCGCAGCAGGAGTAGTGGGGGTGTTAGGAACTAGTTTTTTTAACACTAGTTCATTATTCACCAAGACAGCTAATGCCATGGATAAGAAGGAAATGCATCACACTTTGAAAAGTCAAATGAATCAGGGGATGGTTCACGGTTATGATCCAGGAACGGATTCAACTCCAGGGCTGGAAGCAGCGGTTAAAGCGCTAACCGCATTCGATTATGGGGTAGTAAGTAAAGCGCCTGATGGCAGAACCATTAGGGAATATAATATTCTTGCCTGGGATGCAGAGGTGGAAATTGCAAAAGGTATTAATTTTCCGGGATGGACATTCAACGGTACGATTCCTGGCCCAACCTTACGATGTACAGAAGGGGACATTATTCGAATAAAGTTCGGGAACGGATCAGCGCATCCGCATTCCATACATCTGCATGGCATACATCCAACTAATATGGACGGTTTGGAGCCTGTCCCTACCGGGAAAGAATTCGTCTATGAGTTTGAAGCCAAACCCGCTGGATTGCAGCCTTATCATTGTCACGTACCGCCTCTTGCGAGGCATATTCATAAGGGATTATATGGTCATTTTATTATTGATCCAAAGAAACCACGAAAACAGGCAAAAGAGTTAAGCATGGTCATGAATGGATTCGATTTGGATTTAGATGGGGAAAATGAAGTATACACGGTGAACGGATACGCATTCGCTTATCAATCCAGACCGATTAAAGTAAAGGTTGGAGAATTAGTTCGGATTTATTTGAGCAACTTGACGGAATTCGATCCTATCAATTCATTTCATCTGCATTCCAATTATTTTCACTATTACCCCACTGGTGCTGATCCTGACGCGCGTCCGTTGTTTACGGATACGATCATGCAATGCCAAGGCGAAAGGGGCATTATTGAGATTACCTTTCCAACTCCAGGTAGATACATGTTTCATGCCCATCAGAGTGAGTTTACTGAGCTCGGATGGATGGGTTTTTTCGAAGTTGAGTGA